In one Moritella sp. 5 genomic region, the following are encoded:
- a CDS encoding TolC family outer membrane protein gives MNPTNFHSKQRGYKGFLYSAIMCSAMVVPAMGNAQSLEQTVALTLSSHPEIRIAFSKFKVREEQVKQASSGYLPSIDLTGGYGYEYTDSPGTRKSELNNHDNTEELRRGEFGISLKQSLFSGFQTSSDVNRTIHETSAEQWRLFSTAEDVALEVTKVYANLLKNKQILVLSEKNLTTHKTIYSQIKQRTDSGLGSIADLSQITGRLARAQSNVISAKNNYLDTEAQFYRVTEQRADNLVVPVPDADLLPTDRLIGLDQALANHPIIKSSTNDITAAHYQYDAANSNYYPKVTFEVDANFNNDLDGEDGHSGISGVGGHNNDVVAMVRFSYNLYSGGSDKAYAREMAYKITEANELNKSAYRQVTEGYYLAWNAYELLNEQKYYIQAHVVASKDSQAAYEHQFKLGQRSLLDLLDTENELFQARKEFVDAEFSEIIARYRLLNATGKLLDSLRVTRPDIWMGEDEYAGGVK, from the coding sequence CGGCAATGGGCAATGCCCAGTCGTTAGAGCAAACTGTTGCGCTGACATTAAGCAGTCATCCTGAAATCCGCATTGCCTTTAGTAAATTTAAAGTACGTGAAGAGCAGGTTAAGCAAGCATCATCTGGGTATTTACCGAGTATTGATCTCACTGGGGGTTATGGTTATGAATATACCGATAGCCCGGGAACGAGAAAGAGTGAGCTCAATAATCATGATAATACTGAAGAGTTACGTCGTGGTGAATTTGGGATTAGCTTAAAACAAAGTTTATTTAGTGGTTTTCAAACATCCAGCGATGTTAATCGTACAATTCATGAAACGAGTGCTGAGCAATGGCGGTTATTTAGTACCGCGGAAGATGTGGCGTTAGAAGTAACGAAGGTGTACGCTAATCTTTTGAAAAATAAACAGATATTAGTTTTGTCTGAAAAGAATTTGACGACGCATAAGACCATTTATAGTCAGATAAAACAACGGACAGATTCTGGGCTAGGGAGTATTGCTGATCTTTCTCAAATTACAGGTCGTTTGGCTCGAGCACAATCTAATGTTATTTCAGCAAAGAACAATTACCTCGATACAGAAGCGCAGTTTTATCGTGTTACAGAGCAACGCGCTGATAACCTTGTTGTCCCTGTGCCTGACGCAGATTTATTACCTACAGATAGGCTAATAGGCTTAGACCAAGCATTAGCGAACCATCCAATTATTAAATCATCGACTAATGACATAACAGCTGCTCATTATCAGTATGATGCTGCAAATTCAAATTACTATCCGAAAGTGACGTTCGAGGTTGATGCTAACTTTAACAACGATCTTGATGGTGAAGATGGCCACAGTGGTATATCGGGGGTTGGTGGTCATAACAATGACGTAGTTGCTATGGTTCGCTTTTCTTACAATTTATATTCTGGCGGCAGTGATAAAGCGTACGCCCGGGAAATGGCTTATAAAATTACAGAAGCAAATGAGCTAAATAAAAGTGCATATCGTCAGGTGACAGAGGGGTATTACTTGGCCTGGAATGCATATGAACTATTGAACGAACAAAAATATTATATACAAGCACATGTTGTGGCATCGAAAGATTCACAAGCCGCTTATGAGCATCAATTCAAGTTAGGCCAGCGTAGCCTATTGGACTTACTTGATACTGAAAATGAATTATTTCAAGCTCGTAAAGAATTTGTTGATGCAGAATTTAGTGAAATTATTGCGCGTTATCGTTTATTAAATGCGACAGGGAAATTATTAGATTCATTGCGGGTAACCAGACCTGATATTTGGATGGGTGAAGATGAATATGCCGGAGGCGTGAAGTAA
- a CDS encoding OmpA family protein, with amino-acid sequence MKYIIVLILSLLLMACTTPIVDMADNTQIQLQDLSDADNDGVITSREKCPASFAGSKVDNYGCGADIINKVRQELKVNFASNSAVVSKRYFGDIEALANFMKKHLDTEVVIEGHTSKLGSKSLNMRLSQERAQAVMNILVNNFGIATSRVSAVGYGFERILDDGNTKSAHAKNRRIVAELTGENTSKDMKWNIYSVDK; translated from the coding sequence ATGAAATATATTATTGTTTTGATTTTGTCATTGTTATTAATGGCATGTACTACACCTATTGTTGATATGGCAGATAATACACAGATTCAACTGCAGGATTTGAGTGACGCTGATAACGATGGTGTTATCACAAGTAGAGAAAAATGCCCTGCTTCTTTTGCTGGTTCTAAAGTTGATAATTATGGTTGTGGTGCTGATATTATTAATAAAGTGAGGCAAGAGCTAAAAGTTAACTTTGCCAGTAATTCGGCAGTCGTGAGTAAACGATATTTTGGTGATATTGAAGCGTTAGCCAATTTTATGAAAAAACACCTTGATACTGAAGTTGTTATTGAAGGGCACACGAGTAAATTAGGCAGTAAATCATTAAATATGCGTTTATCTCAAGAGCGTGCACAAGCTGTGATGAACATTTTGGTGAATAATTTTGGTATTGCGACATCCAGAGTGTCTGCGGTTGGCTATGGCTTTGAGCGGATACTCGATGATGGTAATACGAAAAGCGCACATGCCAAAAATAGACGTATTGTGGCTGAGTTAACGGGTGAAAACACCAGTAAAGATATGAAATGGAATATTTACAGTGTAGATAAATAA
- a CDS encoding transglutaminase-like cysteine peptidase, with protein MFLFFSSWLLELSANPVSRLNDQEIIIALDKSYGERAALRGRTWLQIMASSKVLPLNEKLNKVNGFFNQLVFIDDIKLWGKENYWATPLEFIGANGGDCEDFAIAKYFSLLEIGIEDEKMRITMVKSLTLNQYHMVVAYYPTPGAIPLILDNIDGEIKPADQRNDLLPVYSFNGKQLWLNKEKGQGILAGKSQRLKRWSNLNQRMGVSSMMQPKLSLE; from the coding sequence ATATTTTTGTTTTTCTCTAGTTGGTTATTGGAGTTATCTGCAAATCCAGTATCACGCTTAAACGATCAAGAAATTATTATTGCATTAGATAAAAGTTATGGTGAAAGGGCTGCTCTCAGAGGGCGTACTTGGTTACAGATTATGGCATCAAGCAAAGTACTTCCATTGAACGAAAAGTTGAATAAGGTTAATGGTTTTTTTAACCAGTTGGTATTTATCGATGATATTAAGCTCTGGGGAAAAGAGAATTATTGGGCGACGCCACTGGAGTTTATCGGTGCAAATGGTGGGGATTGTGAGGATTTTGCTATTGCGAAATATTTCAGTTTATTAGAGATAGGTATTGAAGATGAAAAAATGCGAATTACTATGGTGAAGTCATTGACTCTAAATCAATACCATATGGTTGTCGCTTATTATCCGACACCAGGCGCGATCCCATTAATTTTGGATAACATTGATGGCGAAATAAAGCCTGCAGATCAACGCAATGATTTATTACCTGTATACAGTTTTAACGGTAAGCAATTATGGTTGAACAAAGAAAAGGGTCAAGGAATTTTGGCTGGTAAATCACAACGATTAAAGCGTTGGAGTAATTTAAATCAGCGAATGGGCGTGTCGAGTATGATGCAACCGAAGCTGAGTTTGGAGTAA
- a CDS encoding EAL domain-containing protein: MTLFKQIYSLLFGLFVLVMSSLVYFQFTETRDFMAHQMESELNNTTTSLSLMLKPHLQTGDIAAVETLVNVIFEGGFYRKVNLTWLADQKQQSWENPIVVEGVPQWFIDLGLFEVKTKESLIQSGWLQLAKLKIEAHPGLGYRELWRVMNDTLLIISFLFLLSIFVLHFHLKHLLKPLHDIASHASNISQRVFNPDMDLPATAELRVVVKAINSMSGQLKQVFQTLDDEVDSLKHDNLVDRVSNLPNRQYLTGQVTSWLTDPGYGGLLLAKLDWLNEVHSKYGYQVRDESIRVLAFRMTEQLPDVAECVIARISNTEFAFLITKGDHQKMASYLQALIRLINQEMFKAGCMPNSDFAIGITERNDEMTPSELLAQADNALQQALIDNKTSSWFNSHCQHEFNREEWRKRLLTAINHNQFVFQWQPILQMDSGEVLQRELYCRLNIDGQQVKAGQFMPYVELLSLGSQLDRCLLESLISQNILDLNKEPVAVNLTQDSLLDPTFHSWLAHFLQNTISAEQIYIEITESSASNNPHESSQLASIVRRYGAHFGIDHCGRQMGSLSYLQQLKPDYVKLDQSLSVYSNNQQNNELCRALINIGKGLSIDVIITAIENQQQLDRIKPLRAQGYQGYISSPEDVINNSGDHLS; this comes from the coding sequence ATGACCTTGTTTAAACAGATCTATTCATTATTATTTGGTTTATTTGTCTTAGTAATGTCGAGTCTGGTGTATTTTCAATTTACAGAAACACGTGATTTCATGGCTCATCAGATGGAATCTGAACTTAATAACACCACTACATCATTAAGTTTGATGTTAAAACCACATTTACAAACGGGTGATATCGCTGCGGTTGAAACCTTGGTAAATGTCATTTTTGAGGGCGGTTTTTATCGTAAGGTTAATTTAACTTGGCTTGCCGACCAAAAGCAGCAATCATGGGAAAATCCAATTGTCGTTGAAGGAGTGCCACAGTGGTTTATTGATCTTGGGCTATTTGAGGTTAAAACCAAAGAAAGTTTAATTCAATCGGGTTGGTTACAACTCGCAAAGTTAAAAATAGAAGCGCATCCAGGATTAGGTTATCGTGAATTGTGGCGGGTAATGAATGATACGTTATTGATTATCTCTTTTTTATTTTTACTCTCTATTTTTGTATTACATTTTCATCTTAAACATTTACTTAAACCGTTACATGATATTGCTAGCCATGCCAGCAATATATCGCAACGAGTATTTAACCCTGATATGGACTTACCTGCTACTGCAGAGTTGCGTGTAGTAGTAAAAGCAATAAATTCGATGTCGGGACAGCTCAAACAAGTATTTCAAACCTTGGACGATGAAGTCGATAGTTTAAAGCATGATAACCTTGTTGATCGTGTATCGAATTTACCAAATAGACAATATTTAACAGGGCAAGTCACAAGTTGGCTAACAGATCCTGGTTATGGTGGCTTATTGCTAGCTAAATTAGATTGGCTGAATGAAGTACACAGTAAATATGGCTATCAGGTTCGTGATGAAAGTATCCGAGTTCTCGCATTCCGCATGACAGAGCAATTACCGGATGTTGCTGAATGTGTTATTGCTCGTATTTCAAATACGGAGTTTGCGTTTTTAATAACCAAAGGTGATCATCAGAAAATGGCGTCTTATTTACAGGCGCTTATTCGTTTAATTAATCAAGAAATGTTTAAAGCTGGTTGTATGCCTAATAGTGATTTTGCGATTGGCATAACGGAGCGTAATGATGAGATGACACCTTCTGAATTGCTCGCTCAAGCGGATAACGCATTGCAACAAGCGCTTATCGATAATAAGACTAGTAGCTGGTTTAATAGTCATTGCCAGCATGAATTTAACCGAGAAGAGTGGCGTAAACGTTTATTAACGGCGATTAATCATAATCAGTTTGTATTTCAATGGCAGCCTATCTTACAGATGGATAGTGGTGAAGTGTTGCAGCGAGAACTTTACTGTCGTCTGAATATTGATGGCCAGCAGGTTAAAGCTGGCCAATTTATGCCGTACGTTGAGCTATTATCGTTAGGCAGTCAACTGGACCGATGTTTATTAGAAAGCTTAATTTCGCAAAATATACTTGATCTAAATAAAGAGCCTGTAGCAGTTAATTTAACTCAGGATAGTTTGCTCGATCCGACGTTTCATTCGTGGTTAGCGCACTTTTTACAAAATACGATCTCAGCAGAACAAATATATATTGAAATAACCGAGTCTTCTGCAAGTAATAATCCTCATGAGAGTTCGCAATTAGCGAGTATTGTTCGTCGATACGGAGCTCATTTCGGTATTGATCACTGCGGTCGCCAAATGGGGTCATTAAGTTATCTACAACAATTGAAACCTGATTATGTGAAATTAGACCAATCCTTGTCTGTCTACAGTAATAATCAACAAAACAATGAATTATGTCGTGCTTTGATTAATATTGGTAAGGGGTTAAGTATTGATGTGATCATCACTGCGATAGAAAATCAGCAGCAACTAGATAGAATAAAACCATTACGTGCTCAAGGTTATCAGGGCTATATTTCTTCACCGGAAGATGTCATTAATAATTCAGGTGATCACTTAAGTTAA
- a CDS encoding SHOCT domain-containing protein, with protein sequence MKIISQKMRKLLLVIALPVLASGCAGNIEKLNADTEFGPAPQAYQQTIKDYFAEELNNPEVAEYVISEPMKFYRSKPSLAGIGGGIKWHAWVAEVGIPGKAIYKFLSGSDNELVHYYVRFNGNDIDTVYEGNGYTSLKNETGFTVGEYATIDNITITAETAKVIEDEKVREDAELIKSFESIRELNKLYKEGIITEEEYSLKKKAILKI encoded by the coding sequence ATGAAAATTATCAGCCAAAAAATGCGTAAATTATTATTGGTTATCGCGTTACCAGTATTAGCCTCGGGCTGTGCAGGCAATATCGAAAAACTTAATGCAGATACTGAGTTTGGCCCTGCCCCACAAGCATATCAACAAACCATTAAGGATTACTTTGCAGAAGAGTTAAATAACCCTGAAGTCGCTGAGTACGTGATTAGCGAACCGATGAAATTTTATCGTTCAAAACCATCACTTGCTGGTATTGGTGGCGGTATAAAGTGGCACGCTTGGGTAGCTGAAGTCGGTATTCCAGGTAAAGCAATATACAAATTCCTATCGGGAAGCGACAACGAGCTTGTTCATTACTATGTTCGTTTCAACGGTAATGATATTGACACTGTATATGAAGGCAATGGTTATACTTCATTAAAAAATGAAACTGGTTTCACTGTTGGTGAATACGCAACAATTGACAACATCACTATTACTGCAGAAACAGCAAAAGTAATTGAAGATGAAAAAGTAAGAGAAGATGCAGAACTAATCAAAAGCTTCGAATCGATTCGAGAGTTAAACAAGCTGTATAAAGAAGGTATTATTACCGAAGAAGAATATAGCTTAAAGAAAAAAGCAATATTAAAAATATAG
- the lysA gene encoding diaminopimelate decarboxylase, with protein MTQLTPQLRYLPNVQQQALWLENVSIQQLASQVATPFYCYSKAALLNNIHACKAAFEPENIHIHYAMKANSNLSLLRIVAKQGLGVDIVSIGEMRRALSAGFKAEDIVFSGVGKTTAELTEAVLAGVGQFNLESKEELAVLITIADKYQQLVSALIRVNPEVTVDTHKHITTGAKGNKFGVNFSDVLPMLETAEYSPFLKINGLAMHIGSQIRTTQPYLDAIAKIQILINDLKTQGYSLTQLDLGGGFGVQYKDYQRLIRNTVQQGQDYLAFSDFANAIKSALAHWQGRISIEPGRSLMADIGVMACEITYIKESRPTSFVVLDAAMNDLMRPALYQTTHALIPVQSPSSSLLTKYDVVGPICESTDTFSKSASLPTDLAAGDLMCFLYTGAYCAVMSNSYNSRPIAAEILVDDAQAYVIRQAITQDDLMAFEQPSALKLF; from the coding sequence ATGACACAATTAACCCCTCAACTGCGTTATTTACCGAATGTACAACAACAAGCATTATGGCTAGAAAATGTATCAATTCAGCAGTTAGCATCTCAAGTTGCCACGCCTTTTTACTGCTATTCGAAAGCTGCACTACTTAATAATATCCATGCTTGCAAAGCCGCATTTGAACCAGAAAATATCCATATTCACTACGCCATGAAAGCGAACAGCAATCTGTCATTATTACGCATTGTCGCAAAACAAGGATTAGGTGTTGATATTGTCTCTATCGGCGAAATGCGACGGGCACTCAGCGCCGGATTCAAAGCTGAAGATATTGTCTTTTCAGGCGTAGGTAAAACAACCGCAGAACTCACCGAAGCCGTACTTGCAGGTGTCGGACAATTTAACCTTGAATCTAAAGAAGAATTAGCGGTTTTAATCACAATTGCAGATAAATACCAACAGCTGGTTTCTGCACTCATTCGCGTCAACCCAGAAGTCACTGTTGATACGCATAAGCACATCACTACTGGTGCTAAAGGCAATAAATTTGGTGTTAACTTTAGCGATGTATTACCTATGTTAGAAACAGCTGAATATTCGCCGTTCTTGAAAATAAATGGGCTGGCAATGCATATCGGTTCACAAATACGCACAACACAACCTTACTTAGATGCGATAGCTAAAATACAGATATTGATAAACGACCTTAAAACACAAGGTTACTCCCTAACTCAGCTTGATCTCGGTGGCGGCTTTGGAGTTCAATATAAAGACTACCAACGACTTATTCGTAATACAGTACAACAAGGACAAGATTATTTAGCGTTTAGTGATTTTGCTAACGCGATAAAGTCTGCCCTAGCTCATTGGCAAGGACGCATTAGTATTGAACCCGGGCGCTCATTGATGGCCGATATCGGCGTGATGGCATGCGAAATAACGTATATAAAAGAAAGCCGACCAACATCATTTGTCGTATTGGACGCGGCAATGAATGATTTAATGCGTCCAGCGCTGTATCAAACAACCCATGCATTAATACCCGTACAGTCACCTTCTAGCTCATTGCTAACCAAATACGACGTAGTCGGCCCTATTTGTGAAAGTACAGATACATTTTCCAAATCAGCGTCGCTACCAACTGATTTAGCCGCTGGAGATTTAATGTGTTTCTTATACACAGGTGCATATTGCGCGGTAATGAGTAACAGTTATAACAGCCGCCCTATCGCCGCCGAAATTTTAGTCGATGATGCTCAAGCGTATGTGATCAGACAAGCTATTACCCAAGATGATTTAATGGCATTTGAACAACCTTCAGCATTAAAACTGTTTTAA
- a CDS encoding Lrp/AsnC family transcriptional regulator, with protein sequence MDKFDQAIIDALVANSRRSIASIGEDIGLSRTAVNDRIQRLKDSGVILRYTIDVSSAEGAKVVVYFQLTFRPFDAKSIAPYLQGIGEITRAHTLCGDTDLIVYVEAESMTRVSQIRELLAALPDLDKLQTFSVLDTLI encoded by the coding sequence ATGGATAAGTTCGATCAAGCAATTATTGATGCACTCGTTGCTAATTCACGACGTTCAATTGCCAGCATTGGTGAGGACATTGGATTATCGCGTACCGCCGTTAATGATCGAATCCAACGCTTGAAAGATTCAGGCGTTATCCTACGTTATACCATCGATGTGAGCAGTGCTGAAGGGGCAAAAGTGGTGGTCTATTTTCAACTTACATTTAGACCATTTGATGCCAAGTCAATTGCGCCGTATTTACAGGGTATTGGTGAAATAACCCGCGCGCATACTTTGTGCGGTGATACCGATTTAATTGTATATGTCGAAGCGGAGTCTATGACACGCGTTTCGCAGATTAGAGAGTTACTTGCCGCATTACCTGATCTGGATAAGCTCCAAACATTTAGCGTGTTAGATACGTTAATTTAG
- a CDS encoding DUF1007 family protein, protein MMFLYVLKPKYIGRLLQVTMMLIGALMSMNCTAHPHSWIDMKTEIQGDGKQITGFLMTWEFDAMTSAYMLDGEDLSAKNKAQTLQDLADSIMTNMTTNHYLTYFYEGGKPVKYALAKQGTLVQDKIKATLQFYLPLAEPLVLSDKSLKLLIYDPSYYVDMSWPAKNAVRLSPELSQYCKLSLIEATPTSEQLAYVMSLPVDAERDNAIGELFTQSAIINCKP, encoded by the coding sequence ATGATGTTTTTATATGTATTAAAACCAAAGTACATTGGGCGCTTATTGCAAGTGACTATGATGCTCATTGGTGCATTGATGAGTATGAATTGTACTGCTCATCCACACTCGTGGATTGATATGAAAACAGAGATCCAAGGAGATGGAAAACAGATCACTGGATTTTTAATGACATGGGAGTTTGATGCTATGACTTCTGCTTACATGTTAGATGGCGAGGATCTCTCTGCTAAAAATAAAGCGCAGACGTTACAGGACCTCGCTGATTCGATTATGACAAATATGACAACTAATCATTACCTTACCTATTTTTATGAAGGGGGGAAGCCAGTTAAGTACGCACTAGCGAAACAGGGCACTTTAGTGCAAGACAAAATAAAGGCGACGCTACAGTTTTATCTACCGTTAGCTGAGCCCCTTGTGCTATCTGATAAATCACTCAAGTTACTTATTTATGATCCAAGTTATTATGTTGATATGAGTTGGCCTGCAAAAAATGCAGTTCGGCTCTCTCCGGAACTGAGTCAATATTGTAAATTGTCTCTTATTGAAGCGACACCTACGTCTGAACAACTTGCGTATGTTATGTCATTACCTGTTGATGCTGAGAGAGATAATGCGATTGGCGAATTATTCACTCAATCTGCCATTATCAACTGCAAACCTTAA
- a CDS encoding nickel/cobalt transporter, which yields MTPLVSNSRMAKENTNKSPLLPMLGFVGMIFLFFALGYVLWQVWPTLITTGMQWQKQINNELSELLHAAKNESLMAGVSLIGLSFMYGVLHSVGPGHGKLIVTTYIATQEAKVKLSLIITLLSSLVQAFVAVGLVSVLLMLFDASMREVNQKAELLIPLSFYTVILLGIVIIFSNLVLMYRVIKEHKDTVNQNVSNSADMVIKRLTPVTPSVSVAKYAAPASSSLVDHEHHDNCGCGHQHVVAPELINDASSFKEYLTIILSIGIRPCTGAIMVLLFANMLDIYWLGIVSAVVMALGTALTTSTIAIMTITGKQAVRRYLATGKRNRGPKNGLNITKFIVPIIGGLLLILLGMLLLESRPVGMSPMF from the coding sequence ATGACACCGTTAGTTTCGAATAGCCGAATGGCTAAGGAAAATACAAATAAGTCGCCTTTGTTACCTATGCTTGGTTTCGTTGGCATGATTTTTTTATTTTTTGCTTTAGGTTATGTACTTTGGCAGGTTTGGCCAACACTTATTACCACTGGTATGCAGTGGCAAAAACAGATAAATAATGAGTTGAGTGAATTATTACACGCCGCTAAAAATGAAAGTTTAATGGCAGGGGTATCACTGATCGGACTTAGTTTTATGTATGGGGTTTTGCACTCAGTTGGTCCAGGTCATGGCAAATTGATTGTGACAACTTATATTGCGACACAAGAAGCTAAAGTGAAGTTAAGCCTTATTATCACGCTTCTGTCTTCGCTTGTGCAGGCCTTCGTTGCTGTGGGGCTAGTATCTGTATTATTAATGCTATTTGATGCATCGATGCGTGAAGTTAATCAGAAAGCAGAACTGCTCATTCCATTAAGTTTTTATACTGTCATTTTATTAGGTATTGTTATTATTTTTAGTAACTTAGTCTTGATGTATCGTGTAATTAAAGAGCACAAAGATACAGTAAATCAAAACGTATCGAATAGCGCTGATATGGTTATTAAGCGGTTAACACCAGTGACGCCATCGGTATCTGTTGCTAAATATGCCGCACCAGCAAGTTCATCGCTTGTTGACCACGAGCACCATGATAATTGTGGCTGTGGGCATCAACATGTCGTGGCTCCAGAGCTAATTAACGATGCCTCTTCATTCAAAGAGTATTTAACTATTATTTTGAGTATTGGTATTCGTCCTTGTACGGGCGCAATTATGGTGTTGTTGTTTGCTAATATGCTTGATATTTATTGGCTTGGTATTGTCAGTGCTGTGGTCATGGCGTTAGGTACTGCGCTTACCACATCGACTATTGCGATAATGACCATTACCGGTAAGCAAGCTGTAAGACGTTATTTAGCGACAGGAAAGCGTAATAGAGGGCCGAAAAATGGACTTAATATAACTAAGTTTATTGTGCCGATTATTGGTGGTTTGTTATTAATATTACTGGGAATGTTATTACTTGAATCGAGACCTGTAGGTATGTCTCCGATGTTTTAG